From Lentimicrobiaceae bacterium, a single genomic window includes:
- a CDS encoding nucleoside permease, with protein MGIKNRLVIMNFFQFFVWGSWLITIGNYWFQTKNWPSDDFGIIFSTMGIASLFMPAIAGIIADRFLNAEKLYGILHILSGLALFFIPQINNPIAFFWVILIAMVFYMPTIALSNSIAYTALKNARFDVIKSFPPIRVFGTIGFIVAMWVVNLSGNKSSENQFYLASLVSVLLGLYSFSLPKCPPFGNKSEKLTFAKRMGLDAFKLFKSRKMAFFFIFSMFLGAALQLTNAYGDVYLDDFKLIPEYADSFVVRYSTIIMSISQMSETLFILAIPFFLKRFGIKNVMLISMIAWVLRFGLFAYGNPSDGLWMIILSCIIYGMAFDFFNISGSLFVETSTDSSIRSSAQGLFMMMTNGFGAILGSTISGFVILKFFTLADNVKDWHSIWLVFAIYALVIAILFAFLFKHKHDPKAVSEVSH; from the coding sequence ATGGGTATCAAAAACCGGCTTGTTATCATGAATTTCTTCCAGTTTTTTGTTTGGGGATCATGGTTAATTACAATTGGGAATTATTGGTTTCAAACAAAAAACTGGCCCAGTGATGATTTCGGGATCATATTCTCAACAATGGGAATAGCCTCATTATTTATGCCAGCAATAGCCGGAATAATAGCTGACCGGTTTTTGAATGCCGAAAAACTTTATGGCATTCTTCACATTTTAAGTGGTCTTGCACTGTTTTTCATTCCGCAAATCAACAATCCTATTGCTTTTTTCTGGGTCATTCTGATAGCCATGGTCTTTTATATGCCAACTATCGCCCTTTCAAATTCAATTGCTTACACTGCACTTAAAAATGCACGGTTTGATGTCATTAAAAGCTTCCCTCCTATCCGGGTATTCGGTACCATTGGATTCATAGTAGCCATGTGGGTTGTCAATCTATCGGGAAACAAAAGCTCTGAAAATCAATTTTACCTGGCTTCATTAGTTTCAGTTTTATTGGGCCTTTATTCATTTTCGTTACCCAAATGTCCGCCTTTTGGCAATAAATCTGAAAAGTTAACATTTGCCAAGCGCATGGGTCTTGATGCTTTTAAATTATTCAAGTCGCGAAAAATGGCTTTTTTCTTTATTTTTTCCATGTTTCTGGGTGCAGCACTGCAACTCACCAATGCATACGGAGATGTCTATCTGGATGATTTTAAACTGATACCTGAATACGCCGACTCATTTGTAGTTAGATATTCCACAATCATTATGTCTATTTCACAAATGTCTGAAACTTTGTTTATTCTGGCAATCCCATTCTTTCTGAAACGATTTGGAATTAAGAATGTAATGCTTATCAGCATGATTGCCTGGGTACTCAGGTTTGGCCTTTTCGCTTACGGCAATCCATCCGACGGACTTTGGATGATCATATTATCCTGCATCATTTACGGCATGGCTTTCGACTTTTTCAACATCTCAGGTTCATTATTTGTTGAAACTTCAACCGATTCTTCTATCAGATCAAGTGCTCAGGGCTTGTTTATGATGATGACAAACGGGTTTGGAGCAATATTAGGCAGTACTATCAGTGGATTTGTAATTTTAAAATTCTTCACTTTAGCTGATAATGTTAAAGACTGGCATTCAATCTGGCTGGTTTTTGCTATTTATGCATTGGTAATTGCCATCTTGTTTGCTTTTCTGTTTAAACACAAACATGACCCTAAGGCTGTAAGCGAAGTGAGTCACTGA
- a CDS encoding translocation/assembly module TamB domain-containing protein codes for MLLLSIYGVFRTSRVQTWMAQKTAKYLSEELGTTVQVGGLDISWFLDIELQNIRITDKHYRNILKARSLRLDLGKLNRKNRFIGIYAISLHQGEINLVRQAADSAMNYSFIVDYFSPHDTTPADTTLKPWKLGISGIRLKDCSFSYNDELYQPISDGVDYNHLNINNLNLDIRKLAIAGDSITARLKTLSLKEKSGFVLTDLSAVFSVKPTQISANNLHILTPASHIQMNLSFSHSGFNAYNSFIDSVKMTGDFRETSLNLNDISYFAPEIKGMDNEIKIAGLVKGTVASLKSKNLQLALGKQTIFKGNVNMDGLPDITETFIHLKVKKFKTDYYDLANFKLPGYKNLEIPEAAKNAGIIGVTGYFTGFINDFVSSADFKTGLGTLKTDLSLKTISKNNIAYDGHLSLIDWDLGKTFPESGKLGLVDFSSSINGIIIDYKDINLYLKANVSKIELLGNEFNGITIDGKLENRKFNGNLNLNDDLIKLDFLGLVDFSDSLPRFNFKSKVTNAYLHRLNLWERDSTSCLSSTMDFDFKGSNIDNLTGTLRFDSTTYIEKNKKYELKELLLSTNKSANENKTLQLKSDFLDAVINGKYTFLGFYSSLNNIINTYLPSVQFADKAERHVEIEQLFDYEINIKNITPLTELFLPQFKLLTNANLFGSYNSTTSTILLNGEASQFRYEGLLISDWYIRGQNTGRSMSINTGAQSILLKEPTADDPAKLGIENFSIDTYMQGDSIRYQFTWQNQDSILKNRGDISGQFLFAGFPVIRSNLSNVDVVINNLPWMAHQEGDILIDSTSVAINNLIISGNKQKLRIDGKISEDPADIFSLYFDNLDISNADMLIRNDDLNFDGFLSGNISLNDFYNARTLQSDININSLAFNEEKMGDAHLLSRWDNEKSGLEIDGKIIYKGNIGTHNPITVKGYIYTGKKLKNNFDLDIGLTNYKLASLNPFLQGFASNLKGMATGNIKLDGSFSEPSFTGSIQLLRTQMKIDYLNVTYSFADQVTIAPDLISARNITIYDSLGNTGKCDFRLTHQYFSNMLLDITVNANNLAGLNTTLKNNELFYGSAFATGTVKIKGPFSDIKMDINVKSEPNTNIVIPINLSVDATENEYIRFVNKAGPDILQKTFEANTSGVNLNMILDVTKDAGIQIFLPEDIGNIKANGSGNIQMGIDTRGDITMFGDYRMNEGTFLFTLRNVLNRVFSIEPGSLISFKGSPYDADINLKAVYKLKASLKGIPELANNPDYAGKSEAVDCIISLNNNLYNPDIGFSIRLPEADQRLRQMVFSAIDTTNNVVMTQQMVSLLMLKSFSFSSENTSLASTVGSSSIEMLTNQLGNMLSQISKDIDIGLNYRTADALSSEELELALSTHLFNDRVTIDGNLGVTTTGSTQNTSNIVGDVNIDVKITPDGRFRVKAFNKANNPYDISSSVSTYKQGIGVYYRYEFDKFSEIFRKQRKKQIPPM; via the coding sequence ATGTTATTGCTCAGCATTTACGGCGTTTTCAGAACTTCGCGTGTACAAACATGGATGGCTCAGAAAACAGCTAAATACCTATCGGAAGAGCTGGGTACAACTGTACAGGTTGGAGGACTTGACATTTCATGGTTTCTCGACATTGAACTGCAAAACATCAGAATAACCGACAAGCATTACCGCAATATTCTAAAAGCACGATCACTCAGGCTCGATTTAGGTAAGCTCAACCGTAAAAACCGGTTTATTGGAATCTATGCCATTAGCCTTCATCAGGGCGAAATCAATCTGGTAAGACAAGCGGCTGACAGTGCGATGAATTATTCGTTTATAGTTGACTATTTCAGCCCTCATGACACCACGCCGGCTGACACTACCCTGAAGCCATGGAAACTGGGCATTTCTGGAATCAGGCTCAAAGATTGCAGTTTTTCGTACAACGACGAATTATATCAACCCATTTCCGACGGCGTTGATTACAACCATTTGAATATCAATAACCTAAACCTTGACATCCGAAAACTGGCTATTGCCGGAGACAGCATCACTGCCAGATTGAAAACACTTTCATTAAAGGAGAAATCAGGTTTTGTTCTAACCGATTTATCTGCTGTTTTTTCAGTAAAACCCACTCAAATAAGTGCAAATAACCTGCATATTCTTACGCCGGCCAGTCACATACAAATGAACCTTTCTTTCAGTCATTCGGGGTTCAATGCCTACAACAGCTTCATTGACAGTGTAAAAATGACCGGCGACTTCAGGGAAACCTCCCTTAACCTCAACGACATCAGCTACTTTGCACCTGAAATAAAGGGAATGGACAATGAAATTAAAATTGCCGGACTTGTAAAAGGGACTGTGGCATCGCTCAAATCAAAAAACCTGCAGCTTGCCTTGGGGAAACAAACCATTTTTAAAGGCAATGTTAATATGGACGGATTACCCGATATTACTGAAACATTTATCCATTTGAAGGTTAAAAAATTCAAAACCGATTATTACGATCTTGCCAACTTTAAACTTCCTGGTTATAAAAATCTGGAAATACCGGAGGCTGCAAAAAACGCAGGTATTATTGGTGTCACAGGCTATTTTACCGGGTTTATCAACGATTTTGTATCATCGGCAGATTTTAAAACCGGATTGGGAACACTGAAAACAGACTTAAGCCTGAAAACTATCAGTAAAAATAATATTGCCTACGACGGTCACCTTAGTCTTATTGACTGGGATTTGGGGAAAACATTTCCCGAATCAGGCAAACTAGGGCTTGTCGACTTCTCCTCATCTATCAATGGAATAATCATTGACTATAAAGATATAAATCTGTATTTAAAAGCCAATGTTTCGAAAATTGAGCTACTTGGAAATGAGTTTAATGGAATAACCATTGATGGAAAACTTGAAAACAGAAAATTTAACGGAAACCTAAACCTGAATGACGATCTGATCAAACTTGATTTTCTGGGACTGGTAGATTTTAGTGATAGTTTGCCCCGATTCAATTTCAAATCAAAAGTCACCAATGCTTATTTGCACCGGTTAAATTTATGGGAAAGAGACTCAACTTCATGCCTTAGCTCCACCATGGATTTTGATTTTAAAGGGTCCAACATCGACAATCTGACAGGAACCTTAAGGTTTGACAGCACAACTTATATCGAAAAAAATAAAAAATATGAGCTTAAGGAGTTACTGCTTTCCACGAATAAAAGTGCAAACGAAAATAAAACCTTACAATTGAAATCCGATTTTTTGGACGCTGTCATTAATGGGAAATACACTTTTCTCGGGTTTTACAGTTCGCTTAACAACATCATCAACACCTACCTCCCTTCTGTGCAATTTGCAGATAAAGCTGAACGCCATGTTGAGATTGAGCAACTTTTTGATTATGAAATTAACATAAAAAATATCACCCCTTTAACAGAATTATTTTTACCGCAATTTAAATTGCTCACAAATGCCAATCTTTTTGGCAGTTATAACTCTACCACCTCCACCATTTTACTCAATGGCGAAGCCAGCCAGTTCAGGTATGAAGGGCTGCTGATTTCCGACTGGTATATTCGCGGACAAAACACCGGAAGGTCGATGAGTATTAACACAGGAGCGCAATCCATCCTTTTAAAAGAGCCAACAGCAGATGACCCTGCCAAACTGGGCATTGAAAATTTTTCAATCGACACCTATATGCAGGGTGATAGCATCAGATATCAGTTTACATGGCAAAATCAGGATTCTATCTTAAAAAACCGTGGTGATATTTCCGGACAATTTTTATTTGCCGGATTCCCGGTCATCAGGTCTAATTTATCAAATGTTGATGTTGTGATCAACAATCTTCCCTGGATGGCTCATCAGGAAGGTGACATTTTGATTGACTCCACTTCTGTTGCCATTAACAATCTGATTATTTCAGGAAATAAGCAGAAACTAAGGATTGACGGGAAAATCTCTGAAGATCCGGCTGACATTTTTAGTCTGTATTTCGACAATCTCGACATTTCAAATGCTGATATGCTGATTCGCAATGACGACCTGAATTTTGACGGTTTTCTTAGCGGCAATATTTCTCTTAATGATTTTTACAATGCGCGCACTCTTCAATCCGATATCAATATAAATAGCCTTGCATTCAACGAAGAAAAAATGGGCGATGCGCACCTGTTAAGCCGCTGGGATAATGAAAAATCAGGACTCGAAATTGACGGAAAAATAATATACAAGGGCAATATTGGCACTCATAATCCCATAACTGTGAAGGGATATATATACACAGGCAAGAAATTAAAGAATAATTTTGATTTGGATATAGGACTCACCAACTATAAATTGGCTTCACTCAATCCTTTTCTTCAAGGTTTTGCCTCAAATTTAAAGGGCATGGCTACCGGCAATATAAAACTTGACGGCTCCTTTTCCGAACCTTCATTTACAGGAAGCATCCAGCTGTTGCGCACTCAGATGAAAATTGACTATTTGAATGTAACCTATTCATTTGCCGATCAGGTAACCATTGCACCTGACCTGATTTCTGCCAGAAATATCACAATTTACGATTCTTTAGGAAACACCGGCAAATGTGACTTCAGACTTACGCACCAGTATTTCAGCAATATGCTGCTCGATATTACGGTGAATGCCAATAACCTGGCCGGGCTTAACACAACTCTTAAAAACAATGAGCTATTTTATGGAAGCGCCTTTGCTACCGGCACAGTTAAAATCAAAGGACCATTTTCTGACATCAAGATGGATATCAATGTAAAATCGGAGCCCAATACCAATATTGTCATACCCATTAACCTATCAGTTGATGCCACCGAAAATGAATATATAAGATTTGTAAACAAAGCCGGGCCTGATATTCTGCAAAAGACCTTTGAAGCCAATACTTCAGGGGTTAACCTGAATATGATACTTGATGTTACAAAAGATGCAGGAATCCAGATTTTTTTACCCGAAGACATTGGAAATATCAAAGCAAACGGAAGTGGAAACATACAAATGGGGATAGACACTCGCGGAGATATCACCATGTTTGGCGATTACAGAATGAATGAGGGAACATTCCTGTTTACACTTCGCAATGTACTCAACAGGGTATTTTCAATAGAGCCGGGCAGCCTCATCTCTTTCAAAGGAAGTCCGTACGACGCAGATATTAACTTAAAAGCGGTATATAAGCTCAAAGCGTCGCTGAAGGGAATACCCGAGCTTGCCAACAACCCTGATTATGCCGGCAAATCAGAAGCTGTTGACTGTATCATTAGCCTCAACAATAACCTATATAACCCTGATATCGGATTTAGCATCCGTTTGCCAGAAGCCGACCAAAGGCTCAGACAAATGGTTTTTTCAGCTATTGATACAACCAACAATGTAGTGATGACTCAACAAATGGTTTCCCTGTTGATGCTGAAATCTTTCAGTTTTTCGTCTGAAAACACTTCTCTGGCAAGTACGGTGGGCTCTTCTTCCATTGAGATGCTCACCAATCAATTAGGCAACATGCTTTCGCAGATAAGTAAAGATATAGATATCGGACTCAATTACCGGACTGCTGACGCTCTTTCTTCCGAAGAACTTGAACTCGCTCTTTCTACCCATTTGTTTAACGACCGCGTAACTATTGATGGAAACTTAGGAGTAACCACCACAGGTTCAACACAAAACACCAGTAATATTGTTGGTGATGTTAACATTGATGTAAAAATTACACCTGACGGCAGGTTTAGGGTTAAAGCGTTTAACAAAGCCAACAACCCTTACGACATCAGTTCGTCCGTATCTACTTATAAACAAGGTATTGGCGTTTATTACAGATACGAATTTGACAAGTTTTCAGAGATTTTCAGAAAACAAAGAAAAAAACAAATTCCACCCATGTAA